A part of Streptomyces sp. NBC_01235 genomic DNA contains:
- a CDS encoding helix-turn-helix domain-containing protein encodes MGGEMLPPDEAGADDVVLAWAGVETVAVRLPQLADSLDHILAAMERKKGKPLADLDRKAKQEVVRILEARGAFSVRHGVETVASALGVSRFTVYNYLNREKGA; translated from the coding sequence ATGGGCGGGGAGATGCTCCCGCCGGACGAGGCCGGCGCCGACGACGTCGTCCTGGCCTGGGCGGGCGTCGAGACCGTCGCCGTACGCCTGCCTCAGCTCGCGGACTCCCTCGATCACATTCTGGCCGCCATGGAGCGCAAGAAGGGCAAGCCCCTCGCCGACCTCGACCGCAAGGCCAAGCAGGAGGTCGTACGGATACTCGAGGCGCGCGGCGCCTTCTCCGTACGGCACGGCGTGGAGACCGTGGCGAGCGCGCTCGGGGTGAGCCGCTTCACCGTCTACAACTACCTCAA
- a CDS encoding VOC family protein, with product MTVELNHTIVPARDPQASAQFLAEILGLSVDPPVAHFTPVTLANQVSLDYDQLDDFEPHHYAFMLGEQEFDAALARIQHGGITHYGDPACQEIGQIYHSKHTEGRRGTYFRDPDGHLMELLTPGGTGS from the coding sequence ATGACCGTGGAACTGAATCACACCATCGTCCCCGCCCGTGACCCGCAAGCCTCGGCGCAGTTCCTGGCCGAAATCCTCGGTCTGAGTGTCGATCCGCCGGTGGCGCACTTCACGCCGGTCACGCTGGCCAACCAGGTCAGCCTGGACTACGACCAGCTGGACGACTTCGAGCCACACCACTACGCGTTCATGCTCGGCGAGCAGGAGTTCGACGCCGCCCTCGCTCGCATCCAGCACGGCGGAATCACCCACTACGGCGATCCCGCATGCCAAGAAATTGGGCAGATCTATCACAGCAAGCACACCGAAGGCCGCAGGGGCACCTACTTCCGCGACCCCGACGGACATCTCATGGAACTCCTCACCCCGGGCGGCACCGGGTCGTGA
- the gcl gene encoding glyoxylate carboligase: MARMTAARAAVEILKREGVTSAFGVPGAAINPFYAALRASGGINHTLARHVEGASHMAEGFTRTRPGNIGVCVGTSGPAGTDMITGLYSALGDSIPILCITGQAPTAVIHKEDFQAVDIASIAGPVTKMAVTVLEAAQVPGVFQQAFHLMRSGRPGPVLIDLPVDVQQTEIEFDPDTYEPLPVHRPAATRAQIEKAIRMLNASERPLIVAGGGVITADATELLVEFAELTGSPVVPTLMGWGAIPDDHELNAGMVGLQTSHRYGNATFLESDFVLGIGNRWANRHTGRVDVYTKGRTFVHVDVEPTQIGRIFAPDYGIASDAKAALRLFVAVARELKAAGTLPDRSAWAAAAQEKKATLQRRTHFDDIPIKPQRVYEEMNKAFGPETRYVTTIGLSQIAGAQMLHVYRPRHWINCGQAGPLGWTIPAALGVAKADPEAQVVALSGDYDFQFTIEELAVGAQHKIPYVHVLVNNSYLGLIRQAQRAFDIDFQVNLEFENINSPELGVYGVDHVKVAEGLGCKAIRVTDPAELGAAFEQAKKLAAEFQVPVVVEAILERVTNIAMSVTNDIGNVVEFEELATEPGHAPTSIRTLKV; the protein is encoded by the coding sequence ATGGCTCGTATGACCGCTGCCCGCGCGGCAGTCGAGATCCTCAAGCGCGAGGGCGTCACCAGCGCGTTCGGTGTCCCCGGCGCGGCGATCAACCCCTTCTACGCGGCACTGAGGGCCTCCGGCGGCATCAACCACACCCTCGCCCGTCATGTCGAGGGCGCCTCGCACATGGCCGAGGGCTTCACCCGCACCCGCCCGGGCAACATCGGCGTCTGCGTCGGCACCTCCGGCCCGGCCGGCACCGACATGATCACCGGGCTGTACTCCGCCCTCGGCGACTCGATCCCGATCCTGTGCATCACGGGCCAGGCCCCGACCGCCGTGATCCACAAGGAGGACTTCCAGGCCGTCGACATCGCCTCCATCGCGGGGCCGGTGACCAAGATGGCGGTCACCGTCCTGGAAGCGGCGCAGGTCCCCGGCGTCTTCCAGCAGGCCTTCCACCTCATGCGCTCCGGTCGGCCGGGCCCGGTCCTGATCGACCTGCCGGTCGACGTCCAGCAGACGGAGATCGAGTTCGACCCGGACACGTACGAGCCGCTGCCCGTCCACCGGCCGGCCGCGACGCGCGCGCAGATCGAGAAGGCGATCCGGATGCTGAACGCCTCCGAGCGGCCGCTGATCGTCGCGGGTGGCGGTGTCATCACGGCCGACGCCACCGAACTCCTCGTGGAATTCGCAGAGTTGACGGGTTCTCCGGTCGTCCCGACCCTGATGGGCTGGGGCGCGATCCCCGACGACCACGAGCTGAACGCGGGCATGGTCGGCCTGCAGACCTCGCACCGCTACGGCAACGCGACCTTCCTGGAGTCCGACTTCGTCCTCGGTATCGGCAACCGCTGGGCCAACCGCCACACCGGCCGCGTCGACGTCTACACCAAGGGCCGGACCTTCGTCCACGTCGACGTCGAGCCCACCCAGATCGGCAGGATCTTCGCCCCGGACTACGGGATCGCCTCCGACGCGAAGGCGGCTCTGCGGCTCTTCGTCGCGGTGGCAAGGGAGTTGAAGGCGGCGGGCACGCTCCCCGACCGCTCCGCCTGGGCGGCCGCCGCGCAGGAGAAGAAGGCGACCCTCCAGCGCCGTACGCACTTCGACGACATCCCGATCAAGCCGCAGCGCGTCTACGAGGAGATGAACAAGGCCTTCGGCCCGGAAACCCGTTACGTCACCACCATCGGCCTCTCGCAGATCGCAGGTGCCCAGATGCTTCACGTCTACCGGCCCCGGCACTGGATCAACTGCGGCCAGGCGGGTCCCCTCGGCTGGACGATCCCGGCGGCACTCGGCGTGGCGAAGGCCGACCCGGAGGCGCAGGTCGTCGCCCTCTCAGGGGACTACGACTTCCAGTTCACGATCGAGGAGCTGGCGGTCGGCGCGCAGCACAAGATCCCGTACGTCCATGTCCTCGTCAACAACTCCTACCTGGGGCTGATCCGCCAGGCGCAGCGGGCGTTCGACATCGACTTCCAGGTCAATCTGGAATTCGAGAACATCAACTCGCCCGAGCTGGGCGTCTACGGCGTCGACCATGTGAAGGTCGCCGAGGGCCTCGGCTGCAAGGCGATCCGGGTGACGGACCCCGCCGAGCTGGGCGCCGCCTTCGAGCAGGCCAAGAAGCTCGCCGCGGAGTTCCAGGTGCCGGTCGTCGTGGAGGCGATCCTTGAGCGCGTCACCAACATCGCGATGAGCGTCACCAACGACATCGGCAACGTCGTGGAGTTCGAGGAACTCGCCACCGAGCCGGGGCACGCGCCGACGTCGATCAGGACGCTGAAGGTCTGA
- a CDS encoding 2-hydroxy-3-oxopropionate reductase — MSDALADPSRPTRQDPSRPNLPAIAWIGLGIMGSPMSENLIKAGYDVTGFTLEQDKLDRLTAAGGTAAASIAEAVRDADVVITMVPASPQVEAIAYGPDGILAHARPGTLLIDMSSITPQTSVDLARVAKDKGVRVLDAPVSGGEAGAVEAVLSIMVGGEQADFDEAKPLFEALGKTIVLCGPHGSGQTVKAANQLIVAVNIQACAEAVVFLEKSGVDLKAALDVLNGGLAGSTVLTRKKDNFLARDFEPGFRIDLHHKDMGIVTDAARSVGAALPVGAVVAQLVASLRAQGDGGLDHSALLRAVERLSGARV, encoded by the coding sequence ATGAGCGACGCACTCGCAGACCCCTCCCGCCCGACCCGCCAAGATCCCTCCCGCCCGAACCTCCCCGCGATCGCCTGGATCGGCCTCGGCATCATGGGCTCCCCCATGTCCGAGAACCTGATCAAGGCGGGTTACGACGTCACCGGCTTCACCCTGGAGCAGGACAAGCTGGACCGGCTCACGGCCGCCGGCGGCACCGCGGCGGCGTCCATCGCCGAAGCGGTCCGCGACGCCGACGTCGTGATCACGATGGTGCCGGCCTCCCCGCAGGTCGAGGCCATCGCGTACGGCCCGGACGGCATCCTGGCCCACGCTCGGCCCGGCACGCTCCTGATCGACATGTCCTCGATCACCCCGCAGACCTCGGTCGACCTCGCGCGGGTGGCGAAGGACAAGGGCGTCCGGGTGCTCGACGCCCCCGTGTCGGGCGGTGAGGCCGGTGCCGTCGAGGCCGTGCTGTCCATCATGGTCGGCGGCGAGCAGGCCGACTTCGACGAGGCGAAGCCCCTCTTCGAAGCCCTCGGCAAGACCATCGTGCTGTGCGGTCCGCACGGCTCCGGCCAGACCGTGAAGGCCGCCAACCAGCTGATCGTCGCCGTGAACATCCAGGCCTGCGCCGAGGCGGTGGTGTTCCTGGAGAAGTCGGGCGTGGACCTGAAGGCGGCGCTGGACGTCCTGAACGGCGGGCTCGCCGGCTCGACGGTGCTGACCCGCAAGAAGGACAACTTCCTCGCCCGCGACTTCGAGCCGGGCTTCCGGATCGACCTGCACCACAAGGACATGGGCATCGTCACGGACGCCGCCCGCAGTGTCGGCGCGGCCCTGCCCGTCGGCGCGGTGGTCGCCCAGCTGGTCGCGAGCCTGCGAGCGCAGGGCGACGGCGGGCTGGACCACTCGGCCCTGCTGAGGGCCGTGGAGCGGCTCTCCGGCGCCCGGGTCTGA
- a CDS encoding DUF4267 domain-containing protein, producing MSLKKINTFLAAAFILFILWFGVDFILSPETTAPGFGLPSWPSGDGDGFLIIKGIRDVVLALVLGILLVTGHRRALGWALLVEALAAYGDMSTVLAHHGSVATALGVHGLTATLMVVNGLLIMRETRKVAAAPATPAPQPA from the coding sequence ATGTCGCTGAAGAAGATCAACACCTTCCTGGCCGCCGCCTTCATCCTCTTCATCCTCTGGTTCGGGGTGGATTTCATCCTGAGCCCGGAGACGACGGCACCGGGCTTCGGCCTGCCGAGCTGGCCGTCCGGCGACGGCGACGGCTTCCTGATCATCAAGGGAATCCGCGACGTCGTCTTGGCCCTGGTCCTGGGCATCCTGCTGGTGACGGGCCACCGCCGGGCGCTGGGCTGGGCGCTGCTGGTGGAGGCCCTCGCCGCGTACGGCGACATGTCCACCGTGCTGGCCCACCACGGCTCCGTGGCCACCGCGCTCGGCGTCCACGGCCTGACCGCGACACTGATGGTGGTCAACGGCCTGCTGATAATGCGCGAGACCCGCAAGGTCGCGGCCGCTCCGGCAACGCCCGCCCCGCAGCCCGCCTGA
- a CDS encoding DUF1772 domain-containing protein has protein sequence MFNALEVVTTVIVGVMVGVEFSVAFVMNPILNALPEDSGQLGHAHGGRMLGAVMPVWYIGSLVLVVVRAIAGWHHHGTGLVVTAGALLMLSVVMSILLLVPINNLNKTWTPDNRPADWKQQLHRWERFHYVRVAVIIAAFALLVAALT, from the coding sequence ATGTTCAACGCACTCGAGGTCGTCACCACCGTGATCGTCGGTGTGATGGTGGGGGTGGAGTTCTCCGTCGCCTTCGTCATGAACCCGATCCTCAACGCACTCCCCGAGGACAGCGGCCAACTCGGCCATGCCCACGGGGGCCGGATGCTCGGCGCCGTGATGCCGGTCTGGTACATCGGCTCGCTCGTCCTCGTCGTGGTCCGGGCCATCGCCGGATGGCACCACCACGGCACCGGCCTCGTCGTCACCGCCGGCGCGCTGCTGATGCTCAGCGTGGTCATGTCGATCCTGCTGCTCGTTCCGATCAACAACCTGAACAAGACGTGGACCCCTGACAACCGGCCCGCCGACTGGAAGCAGCAGTTGCACCGCTGGGAGCGCTTCCACTACGTCCGCGTCGCCGTCATCATCGCCGCCTTCGCCCTGCTGGTCGCCGCCCTCACCTGA
- a CDS encoding TetR/AcrR family transcriptional regulator, producing the protein MSVQERKQRERAERERLIVATARELAEQQGWDAVTTRRLAERIEYSQPVLYSHFRGKREIIGAVALEGAAELAAAVRAATAAADGPRERVAALARAYLDFAARNPAVYDAIFQLDGGLAYAQEDTPEPLKDAFAALLESLGEVAGDGVDPGLFTEVFWASLHGLATLTRAGRLPPEYIEPRVELLVDRLAMV; encoded by the coding sequence ATGTCGGTACAGGAACGCAAGCAGCGCGAACGGGCGGAGCGTGAGCGCCTCATCGTGGCGACAGCCCGTGAACTCGCCGAGCAGCAGGGCTGGGACGCGGTCACCACCCGCCGGCTCGCCGAGCGCATCGAGTACAGCCAGCCCGTCCTCTACAGTCACTTCCGCGGCAAACGGGAGATCATCGGCGCCGTCGCCCTCGAGGGCGCCGCCGAGCTGGCCGCGGCGGTGCGGGCCGCGACCGCCGCCGCGGACGGCCCGCGCGAGCGGGTCGCCGCCCTCGCGCGCGCCTACCTCGACTTCGCCGCACGCAACCCGGCGGTCTACGACGCCATCTTCCAGCTCGACGGCGGTCTCGCGTACGCGCAGGAGGACACCCCGGAACCTCTCAAGGACGCCTTCGCCGCGCTGCTGGAGAGCCTGGGCGAGGTCGCCGGGGACGGCGTCGACCCGGGGCTGTTCACCGAGGTGTTCTGGGCGTCCCTGCACGGCCTGGCGACCCTGACCCGGGCGGGACGGCTGCCGCCGGAGTACATCGAGCCGAGGGTGGAGCTGCTGGTGGACCGGCTCGCCATGGTCTGA
- a CDS encoding TIM barrel protein gives MGFEDQRFNVNLSILFTELPLLERPAAAAAAGFTAVELWWPWIDSPTPERSELDALKKAIEDAGVQLTGLNFYAGQLPGPDRGALSLPGEESERFRANVDVAADFAQSLGCTALNALYGNRVDGVDPAEQDALALENLTLAARAAGRIGAILLIEALNRSESPLYPLVSAPAAVGIVDKVNEATGLGNARFLMDLYHLSMNGEGLPSVIERYAARTGHVQIADNPGRGAPGTGTLPLEELLDQLKKSGYDGWVGLEYKPGDRPSTEAFDWLPR, from the coding sequence ATGGGCTTCGAAGACCAGCGCTTCAACGTCAACCTGTCGATCCTCTTCACGGAACTCCCGCTCCTGGAGCGTCCCGCGGCAGCCGCCGCGGCCGGCTTCACCGCGGTCGAGCTGTGGTGGCCCTGGATCGACTCCCCCACCCCCGAGCGGTCCGAGCTCGACGCCCTGAAGAAGGCGATCGAGGACGCGGGCGTACAGCTCACGGGCCTCAACTTCTACGCCGGACAGCTCCCCGGTCCCGACCGCGGCGCCCTGTCCCTGCCCGGCGAGGAGTCGGAGCGGTTCCGCGCCAACGTCGACGTGGCCGCCGACTTCGCGCAGTCCCTGGGCTGCACGGCGCTCAACGCCCTGTACGGCAACCGCGTCGACGGCGTGGACCCGGCCGAGCAGGACGCGCTCGCGCTGGAGAACCTGACCCTCGCGGCCCGGGCCGCCGGCCGGATCGGCGCGATCCTGCTGATCGAGGCGCTGAACCGGTCCGAGTCCCCGCTGTACCCGCTGGTCAGCGCACCGGCCGCGGTCGGGATCGTCGACAAGGTCAACGAGGCGACGGGGCTCGGCAACGCGAGGTTCCTGATGGACCTGTACCACCTGTCGATGAACGGCGAGGGCCTGCCGTCGGTGATCGAGCGGTACGCGGCGAGGACCGGCCATGTGCAGATCGCCGACAACCCGGGCCGCGGCGCGCCGGGCACGGGGACGCTGCCCCTGGAGGAGCTCCTCGACCAGCTGAAGAAGTCCGGATACGACGGCTGGGTCGGCCTGGAGTACAAGCCGGGCGACCGACCGAGCACCGAGGCCTTCGACTGGCTGCCCCGCTGA